From Halobacteriovorax sp. GB3, a single genomic window includes:
- a CDS encoding PAS domain-containing sensor histidine kinase yields MEAKYLIEYFKQSHDLYLVADKNGNIIEFNDGFQKALEVERKELLNSGAYIFIHPDDVDATSLILEKVIKDKLKNEQFTHRLITKNKKLKYISWNLTFLDEMECIVAVGHDVTSSSLTEDILKHTQDLGKIGSWQYDLETEELLWSDETYKIYELSQRGQISIKRISNFFREESLAQFNSCLEKAVNKAEAFDIELDIISGKFRPTKIRMIGLCEEHNGVVSKIYGSIQDITDFRQIQRQAADYKEAIDKSTIVSIVDRHGKISYVNEKFCEISKYSAQELKNMELSELSKDFHGTTFWPQILQKINHGEIWNGNIQSKTKEGNSFWVNTTIVPFKNASGKIYQYVSIMTDITEIKRLNEELVVSEKLSSIGEVSAQIIHEVMNPLSIISLSLEELEMQLDDINDGTAPFKKMESLLNNVNNSYTRIEEIFENMRTVLARKDSKNIVEVNIESVVNKALSLVHTKLKSFKVKIDLEGISKEDFVLADESDLSQVFLNMINNACDAVCELDERWIKLSSNKIDGQTHIKVEDSGAGIPPEIAGKIFDTLFTTKGDKKGTGLGMGICQKLIKKVNGTIELVQDAPNTTFLIKLPNS; encoded by the coding sequence ATGGAAGCTAAATATCTAATTGAGTATTTTAAACAAAGCCACGATCTCTATCTTGTCGCTGACAAGAATGGGAATATTATTGAGTTTAACGACGGTTTCCAAAAGGCCCTCGAAGTTGAGAGAAAAGAACTTTTAAATTCTGGCGCTTATATCTTTATTCACCCCGACGATGTGGATGCAACAAGCTTAATTCTTGAAAAAGTTATCAAGGATAAACTTAAGAACGAACAATTCACTCACCGACTCATTACTAAAAATAAAAAGCTTAAATACATTAGTTGGAATCTGACTTTCCTTGATGAAATGGAATGTATCGTGGCCGTTGGTCACGACGTGACATCGAGTTCACTCACTGAAGATATTTTAAAACATACACAAGATCTCGGTAAAATCGGCTCTTGGCAATACGACCTTGAAACAGAGGAACTTCTTTGGAGTGACGAGACTTATAAAATCTATGAGCTCTCTCAAAGAGGTCAAATTTCAATAAAAAGAATTAGCAATTTCTTTAGAGAGGAATCACTAGCTCAATTTAATAGCTGCCTTGAGAAGGCCGTGAATAAGGCAGAGGCCTTTGATATTGAATTAGATATTATCTCTGGAAAATTTCGCCCTACAAAGATTCGAATGATTGGTCTTTGTGAAGAACACAACGGCGTTGTTTCAAAAATCTACGGTTCCATTCAGGATATAACTGATTTTCGACAAATTCAAAGACAGGCCGCCGATTACAAAGAGGCCATCGATAAATCGACGATCGTCTCCATTGTTGATCGCCATGGAAAGATCTCTTATGTGAATGAGAAATTCTGCGAGATTTCTAAATATAGTGCGCAAGAATTAAAAAACATGGAACTCAGCGAACTGAGTAAAGACTTTCACGGCACAACCTTTTGGCCGCAAATTCTTCAAAAGATTAATCACGGTGAAATTTGGAATGGAAATATTCAAAGTAAAACAAAAGAAGGAAATAGCTTTTGGGTTAATACGACGATTGTTCCCTTTAAAAATGCTTCTGGTAAAATCTATCAATATGTCTCGATTATGACAGATATCACTGAGATTAAGCGACTCAACGAAGAGCTTGTCGTTTCAGAGAAGTTAAGTTCAATTGGAGAGGTTTCCGCCCAAATTATCCACGAAGTAATGAATCCCCTCTCGATCATCTCATTAAGTCTTGAAGAGCTAGAAATGCAGTTAGATGATATTAATGATGGCACAGCTCCATTTAAAAAAATGGAATCCCTTCTAAATAACGTTAACAATAGCTACACAAGAATTGAAGAGATCTTTGAAAATATGAGAACAGTTCTCGCAAGGAAAGATTCTAAAAACATTGTCGAAGTAAATATTGAAAGTGTTGTCAATAAGGCCTTAAGTCTTGTTCATACAAAACTTAAAAGTTTTAAAGTTAAGATTGATCTCGAAGGAATTAGTAAAGAAGACTTTGTTCTGGCCGATGAATCAGATCTTTCACAAGTTTTTCTCAATATGATTAACAATGCCTGTGATGCTGTCTGCGAATTGGATGAGCGCTGGATAAAGCTCTCTTCAAATAAAATAGATGGCCAAACACATATAAAGGTTGAAGACTCTGGAGCAGGAATCCCACCAGAAATCGCAGGAAAAATCTTTGATACTCTTTTTACAACAAAGGGAGATAAGAAGGGAACTGGACTTGGAATGGGAATTTGTCAGAAATTAATTAAGAAAGTAAACGGGACAATTGAACTCGTTCAAGATGCCCCGAATACAACTTTTTTGATTAAATTACCTAATAGCTAA
- a CDS encoding response regulator, translating to MEDFELEFKRNTLDELSDLYGELNDTLANKSFQDIDDQDIDQIFRIVHSVKGNAKACEFNELKDIAHLFENLLIKVRDDGVHYSEGLHDITLEFTDRTQEAIDFLKNDIEFPLDFSKLTNIIDSFENIAYHDSKTEQLSDDDDSDDLDFNGHNLSKGNVAINVLIVDDDPSVAEIISYYLSTKFKANIQMAENGKAALELCQSQEFHLIISDFKMPIMNGGEFIQQLRDENSPNKLTPIIFLSGYRPQLSPEQSMWEDVFFVEKPFNEAKILYYTKCSLELKEAKLYANVS from the coding sequence ATGGAAGATTTTGAATTAGAGTTTAAAAGAAACACACTCGATGAATTAAGTGATCTTTACGGCGAATTAAATGATACGCTTGCTAATAAATCATTTCAGGATATCGATGATCAAGATATCGATCAAATCTTTAGAATCGTTCACAGTGTAAAGGGTAATGCCAAGGCCTGTGAATTTAACGAGCTTAAAGACATCGCTCACCTATTTGAAAATCTTCTCATTAAAGTAAGAGATGATGGAGTTCACTATAGTGAAGGTCTTCACGATATCACTCTTGAATTCACTGACCGCACACAAGAGGCGATCGACTTTCTAAAAAACGATATTGAATTCCCCCTCGACTTTTCAAAGCTTACCAATATTATCGATAGCTTTGAAAATATCGCCTACCACGATTCAAAAACAGAGCAATTGAGTGACGATGATGATAGCGATGATCTCGACTTTAATGGTCATAATCTGAGTAAGGGAAATGTGGCCATCAATGTTCTCATTGTTGATGACGATCCTTCAGTTGCAGAAATTATTAGCTACTATCTCTCAACGAAATTTAAGGCCAATATTCAAATGGCAGAAAATGGAAAGGCGGCCCTTGAGCTGTGTCAGTCACAAGAGTTCCACCTGATTATTTCAGATTTCAAAATGCCTATTATGAATGGAGGAGAATTCATCCAACAACTACGCGATGAAAATAGCCCTAATAAACTAACACCTATTATTTTTCTAAGTGGCTATCGCCCTCAACTTTCTCCCGAGCAGTCGATGTGGGAAGATGTCTTCTTTGTTGAAAAGCCATTCAATGAAGCAAAGATTCTCTACTACACCAAATGTTCATTAGAGTTAAAGGAAGCAAAACTTTATGCTAATGTTTCATAA